In Mesorhizobium sp. M9A.F.Ca.ET.002.03.1.2, the DNA window GGCGCGCGAGTTGGAGGCGCGCTTTTCCATGCTGGAGACGCTCGCCGATCACGACGACCAGTTGATGGAGCAACTCCTCGAAGAAATCGAGCCGCCAAAGGACGCGATCTTCGACGACCTCGCCGCAGACCTGCGTGACGGCGCGGTGACGCCAGTGCTGATCGGCACCGCCGAGAAGGGCAACGGCGTGCTGCGCCTGTTGAAGACGATCCGCCACGACGCGCCCGACGTCGAGGCGACCCGCAAACGTCTCGGCGCACCCGATGGCAACGCGACGGTGGTCCAGGTGATGAAGACCATTCACACCGCGCATGGCGGCAAGCTGTCGGTCTCGCGCATCCTGTCCGGCCAGCTTGCCGACGCCTCCGAGCTCTTCCTTTCGAACGGCGCCACGGCAAAAGTCTCCGGCATCTACAGAATGCTTGGCAAGGATCAGTCCAAGCTCACCTCGGCCAAGGCCGGCGACACGGTCGCGCTCGGCAAGCTGGACGACGTCACGACCGGCCAGACGCTGAGCTCGGTCAAGGGCGGGATCAAGTCGTTGGTAACGCTGGCGCCGCCGCAACCGGTCTTCGCCTTCGCGCTGCGCCCGAAGGAGCGCAAGGACGAGGTGAAGATGTCGGCGGCCATCCAGCGCCTTGCCGAGGAAGATCCCTCGCTCGGCCTGCGCCACAATCAGGATTCGGCCGAAACCGTGCTGTCGGGCCATGGCGAGATGCATCTGCGCGTCGTGCGCGAGCGGCTGGAGGGCAAGAACCAGATCCCGGTCGAAGGCCATCCGCCGGCCGTGCCCTATCGCGAGACGATCCGCAAAACGGCGCAGCAGCGTGGCCGCCACAAGAAGCAGTCGGGCGGCCACGGCCAGTTCGGCGACGTGGTGATCGAGATCAAGCCGCTGCCGCGCGGCTCCGGCTTCCAGTTCACCGACACCATCACCGGCGGCGCCGTGCCGAAAACCTATATCCAGTCGGTCGAAACCGGCGTGCGCGACTATCTGAAATCCGGCCCGCTTGGCTTTCCGGTAGTCGATGTCGCCGTCAACCTCTCCGACGGCTCCTACCATTCCGTCGATTCGTCGGACATGGCCTTCCAGATGGCGGCGAAGCTGGCGATGAAGGAAGGCATGGCCGCCTGCTCGCCAGTGCTGCTCGAACCGGTCATGAAGGTCGAGATCGTCACGCCGTCCGATGCGACCTCGAAGATCATCGCCCTGATCCCGCAGCGGCGAGGCCAGATTCTCGGCTACGATGCGCGGCCCGGCTGGTCGGGATGGGATGTCGTCGAGGCGACCATGCCGCAGGCCGAGATCGGCGACCTGATCATCGAGCTGCGTTCGGCGACCGCGGGCGTAGCCAGCTATCGTGCCGCCTTCGACCATATGGCCGAACTCACCGGTCGCCTGGCCGACGAGGCACTGAATGCCAACGGCAAGGCTGCCTGACACTGGATTTTGCCGGCAGTATCTCGGCCAATACACGCAAGCGGCGTCCGGAATTATCCGGACGCCGCTCTCTTGCGGACCGTCTTCGTGGGAGGCGAAACGGCAGGTCCGCCGCATGCACCGCCAGCGCCTGATGGCTGCAGCGGAAGAATGGTTCGGACGCGGTAGCCGCCTGAGCCCGATTCGTCCGAGTGATGCCCCCATCTCCCGCACGAACCACACCGCGT includes these proteins:
- a CDS encoding elongation factor G, whose translation is MGTRAGGRRTGPKCIAIVGPFASGKTTLLEAILARTGAIPRQNPVSSGNTVSDHSPEARAHAMSVEATFATTEFMDEQLTFVDCPGSIEFSFEAEPVLAACDIAVVVAEADEKKIPALQLIMRKLDDLGVPRILFLNKVDKAISGVRDTLKMLQPASSVPLLLRQIPLRKNSVVIGSIDLALERAYIYREYAESEIAQIPDDDKARELEARFSMLETLADHDDQLMEQLLEEIEPPKDAIFDDLAADLRDGAVTPVLIGTAEKGNGVLRLLKTIRHDAPDVEATRKRLGAPDGNATVVQVMKTIHTAHGGKLSVSRILSGQLADASELFLSNGATAKVSGIYRMLGKDQSKLTSAKAGDTVALGKLDDVTTGQTLSSVKGGIKSLVTLAPPQPVFAFALRPKERKDEVKMSAAIQRLAEEDPSLGLRHNQDSAETVLSGHGEMHLRVVRERLEGKNQIPVEGHPPAVPYRETIRKTAQQRGRHKKQSGGHGQFGDVVIEIKPLPRGSGFQFTDTITGGAVPKTYIQSVETGVRDYLKSGPLGFPVVDVAVNLSDGSYHSVDSSDMAFQMAAKLAMKEGMAACSPVLLEPVMKVEIVTPSDATSKIIALIPQRRGQILGYDARPGWSGWDVVEATMPQAEIGDLIIELRSATAGVASYRAAFDHMAELTGRLADEALNANGKAA